Part of the Neovison vison isolate M4711 chromosome 14, ASM_NN_V1, whole genome shotgun sequence genome is shown below.
CGTAGCAGCACCCTCCCTCCCCGACGCGGCCGCCTCGCCCTACCCCATCGCGGCCGGGCTAAGGGTGGGCAAAGCCGGCGTCAGCGGTCTGGGGGCCGCGAGCCACTCACCCGGGACCGGGCGCAGGGCCGTCCCGGCGCGGAGAAATGAGAGCCCGccgggccccacccccagccccgagccgccgccggaAGCTCGATCCGCACTTCCGGCAGCGCACAGAGCCCGAGCGCCCCTGGCGAGCTTGCCGGGAGTCGTAGTTCCCGGTCGCTCTCGGGCGGAAAGGCGGAGCGAGAATCGAGTCACGTGACGAGCCGCGGGGGCCGCCGGGATGTGTAGTGCACAGAAGTTTGTCATGCGCAGGGCTGGCTTGACGATGGTGACCCgaagccggagccggagccggggcTCGGGGGCCGGGCcgcggggggctggggaggaggccgCGCCGGTGCGGAAGGGAGAGGCGAATGCAGGTAGCCCCGCGCCCGGACTAGGGCATGGGGAGAGAGACAAGGGGAGGAACTgcaaggggctgggggctgggattCCGAGTCGCACCCACGTGGGGCTCTGGCTCCCACGGCTCTTCCTGTTCCAGGACGCAGGGGCAGGGGTCGGGGCGCTcgcacctcccccaccctccgCGTCCCGATAGCCTGTCCCGGGATACTCCACTGGGCGCCAGGCTTTCTGTGGCACACCAGCCTCGTCCTCGTAGCTGCTTCCCGCTCGGAGAGACCGGGCGCCGAGGACACGCCCACCCCGGAGGCGCGGGAGGGTGCCCCTGAGAGTGCCCCTGAGAGGAAACGGGAAAGGGCGTGGTCTTCGTTTTGTTTATCCTGCAGGCCTCCAGGATCCAGGGTGTGCAGGACCCCCGGGGTGAGCGAGACCCACAGGGCCCCAGCAACAGGACAGCCAGAGGGGCATTCCCACAGGCACCCAGTGAACTTAGGGGTGGTCTGGACAAGGAGATCCACTGTGACagatgcagggaaaggggaaccgGGGCAAAGGGAGTCAGTAGGGGACAGTGCCAGCTGCTGCGTAGGTACCTTGATGCTGGGATGGAGTTTGGGGTTCGCCATGAATACAAGGAAAAATCAGTGAGGAGTTTTGAACGGAAATGACACAATCTGATTTGGGCCTTGGGAATGTCTCTCTAGGCTGTTGTGGAAACAAGATGGGGGAGGACACCTTGGAGGAGGCCTTGGGGAGAGTCCTGTACTAATGCAGCCTTGGTCAGGAGCCCTCCCCAGGAGGCCAGGGGAAAGCTGACCTGCCCCCAGAACACGTGCTGCAgaagccagagcagccccagctGCAAAAGATGGTGGATGGTTGTTGAAGGAATGGTGGGGGGTGATAGGCAGGGTAGCACCCACACCCACCCTCACCTGTGGCCCCTGCTGAATGGCACTTTTtttgcagaaggaaagaaaagccacGGTCCCGCAAAGCGCCAGCGGAAGACGCAGAAACTGAGTGTCGCCTACGAAGCCTCAGACGATGAGAAAGGGGAAGGCGCCAAACTCCCAGAGGCACCAGGCTGGGAGCCCCCAGACTGGCAGCAGCAGCTGGTGAACATCCGCACCATGAGGAGCGGGAAGGACGCACCTGTGGACCAGCTGGGGGCTGAGCACTGCTTTGACCCCAATGCACCCCCAAAGGTAGGCAAGCACCCCGTCTGCCTGGTAACTGCCTTCTGGACAAGACACTTGCCTCTCAGGCCTCTGCAGGGCACAGCCTGACGCCTGGCAGCCCTTGGCTGGAACCCTCCCTGGCAGGCGGCCCCACGAGGGGACAGCGCCTGAGCTGTGTGTGGGATGGGTAGGGTTATCCATGAGGCCACAGCGATCACAGTGGCAGGCACCAGCTGTCGAGCACTGGGTTTGACGCTAAGTGTTGTGGTCATTCATCTCAGCCTCCTAGTGGTCTTTGTGTGACAGGCACTGTCACTGTTCCTGTGTTCCTTACGTATGAGAACACGGTCCATTGGCCAGGGTAACAGGTGCGGGTGGGAAAAGGTTTGCGGGGACCCAGCCCACGGTGAACACCCAGGACCTGCCGCTACTCTGGCCCGTCACTGTGCAAACAGGTGCGGAGATACCAGGTGCTGCTGTCCCTGATGCTTTCCAGCCAAACCAAGGACCAGGTGACAGCAGGCGCCATGGAGCGGCTGCGCGCTCGGGGCCTGACGGTGGACAGCATCCTGCAGACGGATGACAGCACGCTGGGCGCGCTCATCTACCCCGTAGGCTTCTGGAGGGTGAGCCCACGGGCCTCAGAAAGACGTCAGGAGGCCAAGGGGAGACTGTGGGGTACGGGAGGCCAGGTGGGGCATCTGAGGTTGTAGAGATCCGAATGTGAGTTCCCACTGGAGCCCCCTGCCCGTCTAACCAGCAAAcagggccagggctatggggccTGCCTCCTTGGCCTTTCCTGTTTGCAgcccaccccttccttcctccacctccccacccagctgactggcgcttcccttcctccctgaggCTGCCCAGCGCCTTTCCCTTTGTTTACTCCAAGCCTCCCTGAAGTGCGTCACCCCCCTCCCTCTGGAGCCCCCACAGGCcacagagcactgggtggtgAGTGGGCGGATCTGTCGAAGACACCCGGGCAGGTGGGGCTGCTTCCCCTTGGCATTGGTGTGGGCTGCAGTTTGTCAAGAGGGTTTTAAATAGTCCTCTCTACTCGGGCGCAGAACGGGAACCACCCAGCTGGCTTGGTGGCTGTCGGGGGAGACCCAGGCTCCAACCTTCCTTCCTGAAGGTCCAGGTGCTATGGAGCCTAGCTCCTGGCATAGCTGGCCTTGCTTAGCTGACCTGGCATCTGAGGGAGTGATGGGACAGGGGACCGGAGCAAGACCCCACACATGTGTCATTGGTCTAGACAGGTAGAAAGCAGGGGTCCAGGCCTGCACTGGGCCTACTTCAGTCTCCCTGCCGCCCTTGGCGGCATTTCCACCTCTTGGGGGGACGGGCAAACAGTTGCCTTTGAATGTGTCTTGGACAGGTAACAGGCAGGTCTGGACACCTGTGAGTTTCCATCGGGACTTATCTTCCCAAGTAGGTCTACATCTTCCACCCCCAGAGCTTAcctcccccccgcaaccctcCACCTTCATCTTTCAGAGCAAGGTGAAGTTCATCAAGCAGACCAGTGCCATCTTGCAGCAGCGTTACGGCGGGGACATCCCATCTTCAGTGGCAGAACTGGTGGCACTGCCGGGCGTTGGGCCCAAGATGGCGCACTTGGCCATGGCGGTCGCCTGGGGTGCCGTGTCTGGCATCGGTGAGTGGCATACGCTGTCAGGGAGGGCAAGGCTGGTCCCATCCCGTAGTCTATGACCCCAGCTCAAGTTCCCTCGCCCACAATGTGACCCAGGGGATCAGAAAGATGTTTGCAGAACCGAGCTAGGCCTGTGTGGTCTACAGGTGGGTACTGATACGAGGCGTTTCCGTTTGCTGAGCCCCTGCTGTGCACTGGGCTCTGTGAGAGGTCCTGGGGATGGGTGTAAGGTCCATGCTGTGTACGGAGAAAGATGTTGGGCAGGCAACTCCTTATCTCTGAGCTAGAAACACTCTGGGGGGGCGTGTACAGTGCTGTCAATGCTGGCCCAGGCTAGGGCATCTGGGAGACTTCCTAGAAGGAGATGATAATTCAGCCAAAAGCTGAAGATCGAAGCGGGCTAGTCAGGCTAGGAGGAGGAAGTGCTGTCCAGGCAGAAGGAGCGACGTCCACATGAGGTGGGAGAAGTGGCCAGGAGAAGGAGGCCCGAGAGTAGGCAGATGCGGGAGGCCCGGTAAAGGCAGGGGGACACCAGGGGAGAGGGAGCTAGGGGGAGCCTCTTGTGGAATCCCTTTCCTGACATTGGTGGTGTCCGTGAAGACAGACCCTGGGTCAGGCTGCGGCTGCTTCTTCAGGTCTTTGCCCAGATGTCTGGGGCTCCTGAGGCTGCCCATCTGCAAGCCCGGCCAGCCCAGAAACCTGGCTGGGCACAGCCTCTCTGCATGCCCCTGCCCCGACTCTGGTTACCCCTCCGGAACTCCTGCAGGGGACAGAGGGGGGGCAGACATCTTCCCAGCACCTCCCCGGCTCCTAAGGCCTGCTCCCTTCTCGGAACTGCATTTGGGGTGGAGGGCAGCTAGGGGCTGAGGGTCCTGACCGTGAAGGCTGCAGCCCAGTAGCCTCAGAGACCGGCGATGGGCCAGGCAGGGGTTAGGGCAGAGCCTCCCCCGAGCCCCACCCCCAGTGCCGCCACCGCCCCGATcccgcagcctccagcctctcAGCAGATACCTGAGCTTATCTGGGCAGCTGTCCTCAGTTGCCCGGGTCTCAgaaggggatgggggggggggctggcggGTCTGTGGGGGAAGGGCCCACCGCACAGGGAACAGGACTTCTGGAGCAGCAGACACACTGGAAGGAGTCAGAATGTCACCCTTTCCGTATGTCTGGGGGCCCTGCCTTTCTGGCTTCTCTGGGAAGGGGCCCATCAATTAGAAAGCCAGAGCAGCCAGTCCCAGCTGGGTGACCAAGAGACAAGACGCTTAGCCTCTCTAAGCTTTGGTCACAGAGCTGGGAAAACGTACAGAGGACTGGTCCACAGGAGGCTCCCGTAGTCTGGTGTGGTCCTGGGCTGGGCCTCTGGGGGACAGGCAGCGTGATCATTTCTGTGCTACAGAGGAGGATGCTGAGGCGTGGTGACCCACTAACCTGACCCCCACACCCTCCATCAGCATCTGGGCAGAGACTGAGCCTTCTTCCAGACCAtcaggagcaggggaagagagcAGGTGTAGGGCTCAGGTTGTCTTTGGTAAAGTTGGGAGGAGGTAGGGACTACAGCTGGTGGGGAGAAAGGGGCCCTGGTGAGCAGGTGACCAGGCCGAGCCCTTGGGTGGCTGGCCAAGGGATGCCGGGACTGTGGCCCAGGGAGAGGACAGCTACAGCTGGCCTGGCCATCCTCCCTGCTCTGTCCCTGGCCGTGCCGTGCTGGGTGTGGGCTCTGGGAGCGGCCTGGCACCCACAGCCAACGTCGGGGCGAGGAGGCACAGCTCCCTTCACCCCTGCTAGGGGGCCCAAGCCCTTTGACTCGAGCTGCTGTCCTGCCTTCCGTGGCAACCCAGGGTTTGGAGCAGGGAAGACTCGGGCTCCAGGCCTGGGTCTGGCCCCCACACCCTGTGATGAGCCGGTCCTGTCTCCCGCAGCGGTGGACACGCATGTGCACAGAATCGCCAACAGACTCGGGTGGACCAAGACAGCGACCAAGTCCCCGGAGAAGACCCGTGCGGCGCTGGAGGCCTGGCTGCCCCGGTACggcagggtgggggctggcagggctgccctcagcctcccttccccactgACCTCTCACCTTCACAGGGAGCTTTGGAGTGAGATCAACGGACTGTTGGTGGGCTTTGGCCAGCAGACGTGTCTGCCCATCCACCCACGTTGCCACACCTGCCTCAACCGAAGCCTGTGCCCAGCTGCACGGAGCCGCGGCGGGCCGTGAAGCCTGGGCCTGGACGCCGTGCACCAGCCGACCATGAGCCTTTGCTGGAGGAGCCACAGCCTATTTCTAATAAAACTTGGGAATTGTTTGCAGCCCAGGTCTGGCCAAGTCTCGCctctggggtgtggggggcaggcCGGGAAGCACGTGCGTGCGCTGCGTGTGTGCCCGTGCTTGTGTGTCTGAATAGGGCTGGCTGGGAGGCTGACAAGGGACGTGACCCATCTGGGCTGTGTACGGGCCGGGGTTGCGGGAGCCTGGGACAGAGGAGACGGgtcgtgggagccagctgcacacAGCTGCTGGGAAGCCCGCTGGAGACCCGGGCCTCCTCCCTCCCGGGCAGCAGGCCGGGGATCCAGGTCTGCACCTCCCCTCTTGCTGAACTGCTCCCTGagagctctctgctcggaggcCCCCCTCTGTGTTTACAGAGCCACCTGGCCTGTAGAGTAACACCAGTAGGCCCAGACCAGGCGTCACAGGGCGCAGGAGACCTGACCTGTGCCTACCTGGGGAGGCTGTGCGAGAGCGGAGGCATTAAGGGTGCAGAAGGCATGGAGAGTGaggtgctggggggcagggggagggagaagctggcaaGAGCCCCAAAGAGTGCCAATGAAGGAAGGAGCAGGGCCATAAGGGTGGGGAGGAAAGTTAGGGGAGAGCCGGAAGCTGAGCAGGGCCAGGCTGGGCGGCCTGGTGGATGGAGTGGGGGCGGCTTAGGAACAGGACTCTGGTTCCAGCCTCTGAGAGCGGGCTCCCAGGCTGCCTCCTTCCTGCCCAGaccacagccccccaccctcaAGTGAGGGCTCAGGAAGGACAGAAGCGGCCACCGGTCTGAGGAAGGCCTGTTTATTAGGAGGGCGCGCATGCGCTATGGCTTAGACGGCAGACAGCAATGTCAGTGGGGTTCGCGGCCGGGGgccaggaggaaagggaaggtggGCGAGGTCCCTTGGGGGCAGGATCTCCCACAGCCACATTCCCCCTGCCTCCCACAGGGACAAGAGGCCTGTCCAGAGGCCACCCTTTTTTGAGGACACGGGGCCTCCATCCTCGGGCCCCTGGAGCCCAGGCCTAGGCTCTAGTGCAGCAGGAACGTGGGGCCCTGGCCTAGTGACCACCcccagcagggagggggcagaggggcagcTCCTACAGCCACATGTGGCCTCCCCAGGGTCACACTGAAGCCCCCACAACCACAGCCTGGCCCCCATacgtttttctctttccctggaaGTGCCCAGGGCTCCCACTTGGGATGGCTGCTGCGAGGGTGGGGAGGAAATGGTTTGCAGAGAAAGGTTTGCTTTATTGCAGTGACAGAGAGGCGTCCTGCGGGGGCGGGACTCTGGTAGTAAGTGGAAACATGTGGAGCTggagctcttttctttttttttctttttttgtttttggaagaaaagcaaaaacacaaattccttTAAGTCAGCAGGCCCGGGCAGAGCAGCAAGGGCCTGGCCCACGGTCACCACTGCCCCTCCCTGACACTCTCTTCTACCTCGAGAGGGGCCCCCTCTCCCCTATCCAGCACCCAGcaggtcgggggaggggcaggacagGGCTCACTGGGGTGCACATTGGTTCCTGGGTGGTGGTGGGACCAGCACAGCTTCTGGGAGTGAGGAAGCACCCCCTCCAGTCCGCTGAGGCTTGGGGGACTCTGGGCAGGGCCCGCGGGGCCGGGCCCGAGGGTCGTGCAGACAGGCGGGGAGGGGCTCAGAAGTTGCTGAAGATCTCGCGTTTCCGGTTCCAGTCCATCTGTGGCGCCCGCTTGTTGACTCGGGTGGCTCTCGCCTTCTCCTTGGCTTCGGCTGCCGTGGGGCTCAGGTGGAGACCACTCTCCTGAAAGGGGTCCCGCTTCCAGGTGCTgctgtcctggggtggggggcagagcggGCAGGGGGCCAGAGTGAGCCATGGACCCAAGCCCTCATCCCATGATCGCTCCCAGGGAGCTCACGCCCCAGGCCACCAGGCGGGGCTGGGGCAGCGGGCCCAACGGGGCATCCTAGAGGGGATGTCCCCACTGCCCAGGCCATCCGCTATATAAAAGCCCACCCCCAAGGCCTCTGACCGCCCCCCCCCTCGTGTGTGAACAAAGCAGTGGAGGTGGGCGGGCACTTGCTACCTCAGTGTCCTTGTCTAAGCCAGGCAGGTCACTTCGGGACGAACACGCTGAGCCACCATTGAGCTGGGAAACCAAGGGCaaggtgtggcttcagggaccCTGCCCAGGAGCCAGGGGGCCCCCACAGACACACAggcgcacgcatgcacacatcAGAGCCACATCTCTTCTTCTGTCCTGCAGCAGGCGCCGAGCCTCTACTGTGCTCCAGGCCCAGCCTGAGCAGCATGCGGGACACCCGGCAGTGATTGGACAGGTGCTGCAGAGGGCTGGAGAGCCGGCCCTGGCCAGCTTACAATAGGGATCACCCCCAAGAGCATCCCCTTGGGGGGGAACCCCTTCCCAAGGGGTGACGAAGGGGGACTCCAGGTCGCCGGCCAGTGCTGGGCAGAGGGAATAACAAGGCCAAGAGCCCCATGGGGCTGGGGGTGTGGTTGACCCGGGCCAGGACCCACAGGGAGCATGAGGTTTAGACTGGGTCTCACTGTCACACCAACACAAGGAGATGTTGAGGTGGGGGACTCAGTCAGGCCTGGGGATCCCTAGAGGTGCCCCTACAGTTTCCTGGGCCCACCTGGTCCATTCCCACCCTCTCACCTGGGCAGAGCTGGTCCCGTTGGTGACTGGTGATGGCAGTGGACCTGTGGGGACAGGGTGTCAGGGGCTGCCCAGGCCCCCAGGCTCCACCCCATCCCCAGGCCCCCAGGCAGCAGCCCACCTTCCAGATGCTCCTCAGTGGGCGTGACCCGCAGCCGCTTGAAGTACTCGTCCGTCTCGGGGTCCACCACTAGCAGCCGGGCCTCGTCCTCCCGCGCCTTGATGCTGGCAACCACCTCTGCGTGGCGCAGCCCCTCAATGTTATGCCCGTTCACCTGCCCCCAACAGCGTGGGGTCAGCCCTGCCAGAGGTCAGGCCCCCACAGGCCCCCTCGCCGCGAGCCACCCAGCCAGGTGTGGCATCAAATATTCATTGATATTGTCACCAGCCGTGGCAGCCAGAGGAATGTCAGCTCAAGTTCCCAGCATCTCTCCTCTTCCCAGCAAAGACTTCCCTGCCCAGAAACACGCTTGGGGTGACATGGGCGGAGACATGCTCAAGGGGACACGGGCCCAGACACATTCTGCAGGACACGGGCCCAGACACACGCTCCTCCAGGGGACACAGGCCCAGACACACACTCTGGCGGATGGGGCCAGACACACGCTCGGGGGGACAGGGGCCCAGACACACACTCGGGGGAACACAGGCCAAAACACACATTCCAGGGGACAGGGGCCCAGACACACACTCTGGGGGACACGGGCCCAGACACACGCTCAGGGGAACATAGGCCAAGACACATGCTCTGGGGGACAGGGGCCCAGACACACACTCTGCATGAGGGGCATGGGCCTAGAAATATAATCGGGGGAACACGGTGGAGACACATGCTCGGGGGGACAGAGGCCCAGACACAAGCTCAGGGAAACAGGGACCCAGACACACACTCAGGCGCACACGGGCCAAGACACACGCTTGGGGTGGGGGACACGAGCAGAGACACACGCTCTGGGGGACAAAGACCCAAACACATGCTTGGGGGAGCAGGGGCCCAGGCACACACTCGGGGGGGCACATGGGCCAAGACACATGCTCAGGGGGACACAGGCCCAGACACACACTCAGGGGGACAAGGGCCCAGACAGACGCTCGAGGTGGGGGACACGGGACCAGACACACGCTCAGGGGGACAAGAGCCCAGACACACACTCGGGGGAACACAGGCCAAGACACACGCTCTGGGGGCAGGGGCCCAGACACACGCTCCGGGTGGGGGACATGGGCCCAGACACACACTCTGTGTGAGGGGCACAGGCCTAGACACATGACTGGGGGGACATGGACAGAGACACACGCTCTGGGGGACACGGGCCCAGACAAACGCTCAGGGGGACAGGGGCCCAGACACATGCCTGGGGGGGACACACCAAGACACATGCTCAGGGGGACACGGGCACAGACACACGCTCGGGGTGGGGGACACGGGCCCAGACATATACTCTGTGTGGGGGTCATGGACCCAGACACACTCTCGGGGCTATCGGGCCCAGACACACGCTTGGTGACAGCCAGCACCCTGAAAACTCCATGACAGGTACCTCGATGAGTCTGTCCTGGGCGCGGAGGCCAGAGTGAGCGGCCGGCGAGCCTGGGTCCACGGAGCGGATATACTGTCCTGGCCGGGACTTGTCACTGTGCAGGTTGAACCCGTACCCTTGCGGGCCCTTCCGTAGGTGGCAGAGCCGAGGGCGTAGCTCCCTCGGGGGACCACCGACATCCTGCAAGTGCATGAGACCAGGCTGAGTTCTgatctctcccaccccacccccgaggCCCCTGACCCAGCCCCCTGCCAGGCCTTGGCCCCAGAATGCAGCTGCAGTGGAGAAGGGTGAGAGGAACCCCAAATCCACACTCAGTATCACGGCCCACCCGGCAGCCCCGGGTCTCAGGGACAAACACTGTACCCACGTCTGGGGGCCCTGCTGGGCTGTCTGGGGCCGAGCTCCAGCAGCAGGATCTCGAGCAGAACCTCAGTTTCCGAATCTCAAACAGCCTCACGTGGGACCAGGGGCTTTACAGGGTGCGAGGGGACCTGCTAATGGGCAGCGCTGAACCCAGGCCAGGGTCCTAGGAGCTGCCACTCAGCACAGCGTCCTGGGTGCAACCCCTCCCGCTGCCCTGCCCAAGCGAGAGGCTGacgtttgttttgtttgttttgtggcctCTCTCACATTCCAGAGCCAGCTGGAGCCACCGCCACCCCCACAGGGCCCAGGGACAGGGCGCAGGGGCCTGAGCCCAGGGAAGCCAAGGGGGGGACCCGCCGTCCCACCCTCCCAACCCGGACACGGAAGGCCCACGATGCCCCGAGCACCCCCCCATCGACTACCCAGGGCCTCGCCGGGCTTTACCTCTGGCATCCTGCGGTACAGGGCTGTGGGTCAGGGGGCCGTGTGGCTGGGGTCCAGGCCCCAGGACCCCCACCCAGCCACGGCCTGGGGCCGGGACCACAGTGCCCAGCGGCTGCGAGTGCTCAATTAAACATGGCCGGTGGCCGGAGTGCGCGGGCGGGCAGCGGCTCGGGTTTCCGGGGCTGCTCAGGACTCCGGTGCGCATGCAGGGGAGTGTGTGCAGGGTGAGGGTGCTCTCTGGGGCCCCTCCCTGACACTCCACCTACCTCACCCTCAGGGAAGCTGTCCAGGCCCTAGGCACCTGCCCCTTGCTGCTCAGGCCACCCCCCAACCACTTCCAGCCTCGGGGCCTCTGAGCTCATTCTTAAACCTCAAATCTGACCCTGAGCCCTTTGGCCTGCCAGTCCACCTGGCTGTGGACCCAAGCGCTTGTTTTCTCACAGGGCAGGTGGAAGGCCCTGGCTCTGGGCCCCTAACTTGTGCAGAACACCCTCTTCCTGCCCAGCCTGCACCCCTCCTCTGGGACCCCTTCCCGGACCCCCAAAGCCTACCCACCCATGTCCTTGGGATCACAACCGCAGGCCACCGCTATCCCCATAACCCCAGGGACTCAAGGGGCAGGACAGCGGCTCCTCGATCCCCCAGGGGTTCCTCTGCTCAACATGGGCTGAAGGGATGGGAGTGAGACCCCCCCAAGTGCCCCAGGGCCCCCCACCCAGATTCATTCCCTCTCCCAGACACATCTGGAGGCACAGACTAGGAGTCCCCCCACGCCAAGCCCCCCACAGCGGTGCCTCTCCAATCCAGGCTGCTGGAGCCCAGGTGCCGAGGCTGACAGGTCGGGAGCAAAGCCACAGCCAGGACCAAGCACACCCGGCAGGTATGACCGGGCCCAGGTGTGAGCGGTGCGCGGCCAGAgaccagacacacagacacaggctTGCAACCCACTACACGGCGACACACGCGTTTGAGAGGACAGCCCTGGCGCTAAGCCCTGCGGCTTCTTCTCACGCCCTCCATAGTGACCTCCCTGGCGGGTCTCTTGAGGTCCCCAAACAGGAAGCAGGACTGGGGGGGCATCCGGGGCCATGAGGCCAGGCTGAAGTCACATCCGGGTTTGGGACCATCCTGGCCATCCTCCTGCCTCGGCCCAGCACGCCCACTGCTCACCGCACCAGCCGAGAGCCTTCTCTGGAAGTCTTGCCCTAATGCTCTCCTTCCCAGCAGCACCCAAGGAGCCCCGTCCCCCACACCCGACCCCCAGGCTGAGAGCtgtgctggggcaggggcaggctgCGTGGAGAGGCCCGTGCAGCAGTGGGTCAGGAGGGGGCGTGCAGGCTCCGCATCGCTCAcattcctgcctccctgcccaggcTCGGAGCATTTCCTGCCGCTTCCCAGCCAGGCCCTCGGGCTCCCACTGGCTCTCTCCATCAGGCAGCCCCGGAGCTGGACAAGCCCTGGTCTCAAAGCCGAGCAGTGACCAGACAAAGACGCTGGCTTGGGGGTACCCCAGGAGCCGGGCTGTGCCCCCCCAGATGGTGACTCACCAGCCCTGGCAGAGAAAGGCCCCCATTGTTGCTCAGGGTCCAGCCTGCTCGCACCAGGGTCACCGGGGCATCCCCAATCCCCTCTCCTGACCCTGAGGGACATGGGCTAAGCTGGGTTGCTGGGGGTCCTCCTTGcctaccctgcccccacccaggctGACCTGCGCGAGTCCCCAGGACGGTCTCTGTGGAGAGGCTCCTGCGGCTGGGGCCAGCAGTGTGGCATCCCCAGAGCGGGCCatgggaggcaggagagaagtGGCAGGCACCGAGTGTCCAGCTGAAGTGGCCTAAAGTCTCCAGCCAGCCCAGGCCACCACCCATTTATCCACCTCCCACAGTGGCCCCAGCTCCCCAGGGATGGGTGGGGACGGGGGGGTGGCCTGAGTCACTTTGGGGAGCAGGGTGGCGGCTgagtccccctcccctgctcaggcCCCAGCTAGGCACCCCGTACTGGCTAGGTTTCAGtcccaagaaaggaaggaaggaagctgctgggaggccctgccctgcccccaggacccggggctggggggacagggaggccagggaggggtCCCCGGCGCCACAGCAGGAGACAGTCCTGCTGAGGCTCCCAGGGCTCTCCCACAGGCACAAGGGCCCCCATACTAGGCGGTGAGCCCCCACAGGACTCCCACTCACGTGCACCCAAGGACCTGTGGAACCGGGGTGGGGGCCCAGCTCTGTCCCCACCTCCACGGCCCCAGCATCGCAGCCTGCCCCGTCTGTGCAGGGGCTGTCCCCTGTTGTCACTGTCAGGATCAGCTGCGCTGCAGCTGGCCTGGCTGAGTCACCATTGACTAGGACCCCACAGCACCCCCATGGGAGGGCCTGCCCCCTCagtgccctccccagccccacttcCCCCAGCCCAGCCAGAATGGGGGACAAGGAACAGAGAGGCCAGGAGTAACTCAAGGGCCCCTGACTCCCAGCTTGGCCCTTATGAATGAATGGTGGGACGCTTCATTCTGCACCAGAGCCCAAGCCGTCCATCCCACCCGGCCATCCTGCCTGCGGGCACCccctcccaggcaccctgaccgCCGGTCGGTTTGGGGAGGTCAGCCAAGGCCCGGCTCTTCCTCCAGACCCTCTGAACTCAGCCTGTTAGACAGCAGGAGGGAGGGCTTGACCCTGTCCTCTGGGCCTCCCCTGCAAGCCCCATCCCCAGGCCAGCCCCCACCACAGAACCCTGCTAGTCAGGCCCCACTTTGTTCCTCTAAAAATACGCCCAGAGGAAGCCCCCTCCTAAGGCTTCCTGCGGCTCCCAGAGCCTGAAATAGCAGAGGGGGAAGGTCCCACCCAAGGACAAGGTGCCTCAGCACCCCACCCTACAGATAAGCCCCAGGGCGGATTTTTCCACAGGAAGGTGAACTCAGCGTTTGTGTCTAAATCAATGGACAAAtgcctggaggggaggggcgctTCCTCTGGGAGGTAAGACGCCCCTGAAGGAGAGGGGCTCCAGCCCGCTGGCCGGCCAGGGAGCCAGAGCAGCCCGCACATCAGCCCAGGACTCCCTGAAACCCCACAGCCGACTTGGATTCCCCCTTACTTGGGCCCCCCGACCATCCCCGCTGGCCTCTGGAGCCCAAGGAACAAAAAGCATCCTCAGGGTTCAGACC
Proteins encoded:
- the NTHL1 gene encoding endonuclease III-like protein 1 isoform X1 → MRRAGLTMVTRSRSRSRGSGAGPRGAGEEAAPVRKGEANAEGKKSHGPAKRQRKTQKLSVAYEASDDEKGEGAKLPEAPGWEPPDWQQQLVNIRTMRSGKDAPVDQLGAEHCFDPNAPPKVRRYQVLLSLMLSSQTKDQVTAGAMERLRARGLTVDSILQTDDSTLGALIYPVGFWRSKVKFIKQTSAILQQRYGGDIPSSVAELVALPGVGPKMAHLAMAVAWGAVSGIAVDTHVHRIANRLGWTKTATKSPEKTRAALEAWLPRELWSEINGLLVGFGQQTCLPIHPRCHTCLNRSLCPAARSRGGP
- the NTHL1 gene encoding endonuclease III-like protein 1 isoform X2; translation: MQASRIQGVQDPREGKKSHGPAKRQRKTQKLSVAYEASDDEKGEGAKLPEAPGWEPPDWQQQLVNIRTMRSGKDAPVDQLGAEHCFDPNAPPKVRRYQVLLSLMLSSQTKDQVTAGAMERLRARGLTVDSILQTDDSTLGALIYPVGFWRSKVKFIKQTSAILQQRYGGDIPSSVAELVALPGVGPKMAHLAMAVAWGAVSGIAVDTHVHRIANRLGWTKTATKSPEKTRAALEAWLPRELWSEINGLLVGFGQQTCLPIHPRCHTCLNRSLCPAARSRGGP
- the NTHL1 gene encoding endonuclease III-like protein 1 isoform X4; its protein translation is MVDEGKKSHGPAKRQRKTQKLSVAYEASDDEKGEGAKLPEAPGWEPPDWQQQLVNIRTMRSGKDAPVDQLGAEHCFDPNAPPKVRRYQVLLSLMLSSQTKDQVTAGAMERLRARGLTVDSILQTDDSTLGALIYPVGFWRSKVKFIKQTSAILQQRYGGDIPSSVAELVALPGVGPKMAHLAMAVAWGAVSGIAVDTHVHRIANRLGWTKTATKSPEKTRAALEAWLPRELWSEINGLLVGFGQQTCLPIHPRCHTCLNRSLCPAARSRGGP
- the NTHL1 gene encoding endonuclease III-like protein 1 isoform X3, with protein sequence MRSGKDAPVDQLGAEHCFDPNAPPKVRRYQVLLSLMLSSQTKDQVTAGAMERLRARGLTVDSILQTDDSTLGALIYPVGFWRSKVKFIKQTSAILQQRYGGDIPSSVAELVALPGVGPKMAHLAMAVAWGAVSGIAVDTHVHRIANRLGWTKTATKSPEKTRAALEAWLPRELWSEINGLLVGFGQQTCLPIHPRCHTCLNRSLCPAARSRGGP